One segment of Alistipes finegoldii DSM 17242 DNA contains the following:
- a CDS encoding beta-galactosidase small subunit family protein, producing the protein MNGIINPDRSLKPAAAEAKHVFQPLEIAQPRPGEDFFTIRNRNFFVSTDEYVFEWRITSSMGATLGSGTFEVPRTEAGACTECRVGYKAPRPESGVDYWLDIVYRLKEDKPYALRGFEAGRYQFALPAAAPVRAAAARSAVVSRTERSVTLTAGSVTATVDAATGYLSGYAVRGCELMRSPLVPNFWRASTDNDRRGWRTRERMGAWRTMPERLKLESLNAADGAVTAVVCGGGVRLALRYRLAADGELAVSYDLRIADTLPEPLRIGLQALWSGELDRYVYCGRGPGENYADRKEGSLFGVYSGSTADFSPAYIYPQECGNRCDVHYLQLGGKGGGVVFAGRQPLCVSVWPCTQEALDAAEHTHEIVRLDDAWLVNVDCAQAGVGGTDSWSVKSRPSEAYRLLEKHYGYEFVIAPAGTPADAARTSRRVAYKNE; encoded by the coding sequence ATCAACGGAATCATCAATCCCGACCGGAGTCTCAAGCCGGCCGCGGCGGAGGCGAAGCATGTCTTCCAGCCGCTCGAAATCGCGCAGCCGCGGCCCGGAGAGGATTTTTTCACGATCCGGAACCGCAATTTCTTCGTTTCGACCGATGAGTATGTTTTCGAATGGCGCATTACGTCCAGCATGGGCGCGACGCTGGGAAGCGGGACTTTCGAAGTGCCGCGCACGGAAGCGGGAGCCTGCACGGAGTGCCGCGTGGGGTACAAGGCGCCCCGTCCCGAATCCGGCGTCGATTATTGGCTGGATATCGTTTACCGCCTGAAAGAGGATAAACCCTATGCCCTGCGGGGATTCGAGGCGGGCCGTTACCAGTTCGCACTGCCCGCTGCGGCGCCCGTGCGCGCTGCGGCCGCCCGCAGTGCCGTCGTCAGCCGTACGGAACGTTCGGTGACGCTGACTGCCGGGAGTGTGACCGCGACGGTCGATGCGGCGACGGGATATCTGTCGGGATATGCGGTGCGGGGCTGCGAGCTGATGCGGAGTCCGCTCGTACCGAATTTCTGGCGGGCATCCACCGACAACGACCGCCGGGGCTGGCGTACGCGGGAGCGCATGGGCGCATGGCGCACGATGCCTGAGCGGCTGAAACTCGAAAGCCTGAATGCGGCCGACGGTGCGGTGACGGCCGTCGTGTGCGGCGGGGGCGTCAGGCTGGCTTTGCGCTATCGGCTTGCGGCGGACGGGGAGCTGGCCGTTTCGTACGACCTGCGGATCGCAGACACGCTTCCCGAACCGCTGCGCATCGGTCTGCAGGCTCTGTGGAGCGGGGAGCTGGACCGCTATGTCTACTGCGGCCGCGGTCCCGGAGAGAATTATGCCGACCGGAAGGAAGGCTCCCTGTTCGGGGTCTACTCCGGCAGTACGGCCGATTTCAGTCCCGCCTATATCTATCCGCAGGAGTGCGGCAACCGCTGCGACGTCCACTATCTCCAGCTTGGGGGCAAAGGCGGCGGAGTAGTTTTCGCCGGCCGGCAGCCTCTGTGCGTCTCGGTCTGGCCCTGCACGCAGGAGGCGCTGGATGCGGCGGAGCATACGCACGAGATCGTGCGGCTGGACGACGCATGGCTGGTGAATGTCGATTGTGCGCAGGCCGGCGTGGGCGGCACCGACTCGTGGAGCGTGAAATCGCGTCCTTCGGAGGCGTACCGGCTTTTGGAGAAGCACTACGGATATGAATTTGTAATTGCTCCTGCGGGAACTCCGGCCGATGCGGCGCGGACGAGCCGCCGGGTGGCGTATAAAAATGAATAA
- a CDS encoding beta-galactosidase trimerization domain-containing protein yields MKKWLMAFLLLAGTAGVRAQQCDVPQIGAQVFVEPGQTPEDIDGFFRLLHDNGMKVARIRMFGAHMYRGGEWDFSLYDEAFRAADKYGVRLFATLFPVTDELNDVGGFKFPRSKAHLREIDDYITAVVSHFRQYESLWTWVLQNEPGSGGTRVAMTDLAREVYDRWLADFPPEERGEGYLKADFTQEKFLTYYTTWYLNHIAQLVERLDPQRGRHINPHQILGTLPDYDFPAYSKFLTSVGASLHLSWHFGMFSQREYPLGVSLMSDIIRHNALGNPFWITELQGGNVTASGNVPYCPTAAHTAQYLWTAIASGAEGVIFWSLNQRAAVMEAGEWGLLDFLRRPSDRMLEAAKVASVLQRHGEEFRELKPAPAPVTLLYNIASLRIQRRNAETLASGEEGRQASACMKSLAAAYEAVSAWGVTPEVADMATFDWDDAAGRTAVIPHMVALPSEFRPRIESFVRNGGKLIVTGLSGFYDENMRCLFMNGFPLKSCFGAEVSEFKVAGEYFTLGEELPAHLWRGILVPASGETMMTDGGDVAAVRNRYGRGEVVWVPSPIELGGYHRDMVPLTAFYGRECRDAIDAAPASFRTPEPDVLMRTMRKEGVLTTVIVNKRPESAAIRLRTGRYGVPRVIYGDASVKGAQVTVGADRCAVVVWSR; encoded by the coding sequence ATGAAAAAGTGGTTGATGGCGTTCCTACTGCTGGCCGGAACGGCCGGGGTGCGCGCCCAGCAATGCGATGTGCCGCAGATCGGCGCTCAGGTTTTTGTAGAGCCGGGACAGACGCCGGAGGATATCGACGGATTTTTCCGCCTGTTGCACGATAACGGGATGAAGGTGGCCCGTATCCGGATGTTCGGGGCGCACATGTACCGCGGCGGGGAGTGGGATTTCTCGCTTTACGACGAGGCGTTCCGTGCGGCGGACAAATACGGCGTCCGGCTTTTCGCCACGCTGTTTCCCGTCACCGACGAGCTGAACGACGTGGGCGGTTTCAAATTCCCCCGTTCGAAGGCGCACCTGCGCGAAATCGACGATTATATCACGGCCGTGGTGTCGCATTTCCGGCAGTATGAATCGCTGTGGACATGGGTGCTGCAGAACGAACCCGGCAGCGGCGGGACGCGCGTCGCCATGACCGACCTCGCAAGGGAGGTCTATGACCGCTGGCTGGCGGACTTCCCGCCGGAAGAGCGCGGGGAGGGTTATCTGAAAGCCGATTTCACGCAGGAGAAGTTCCTGACCTACTATACGACGTGGTATCTGAACCATATCGCGCAGCTGGTCGAACGGCTCGATCCGCAGCGCGGGCGACATATCAATCCGCACCAGATTCTGGGCACGCTGCCCGATTACGACTTTCCGGCCTACTCGAAATTCCTCACCTCGGTCGGCGCGTCGCTGCACCTGAGCTGGCATTTCGGCATGTTCAGCCAGCGCGAATATCCGCTCGGCGTCTCCCTGATGTCGGATATCATCCGTCACAACGCACTCGGCAATCCGTTCTGGATCACCGAACTGCAGGGCGGAAACGTCACCGCCAGCGGCAATGTTCCCTACTGTCCCACGGCGGCGCATACGGCGCAGTATCTCTGGACGGCGATCGCTTCCGGCGCCGAAGGGGTGATCTTCTGGTCGCTCAATCAGCGGGCGGCCGTCATGGAGGCGGGGGAGTGGGGGCTGCTCGACTTCCTGCGCAGGCCCTCGGACCGTATGCTCGAAGCCGCGAAGGTCGCATCGGTATTGCAGCGTCACGGTGAAGAGTTCCGGGAGTTGAAGCCTGCGCCTGCTCCGGTGACGCTCCTCTATAACATCGCTTCCCTGCGCATTCAGCGGCGCAATGCCGAAACGCTCGCATCCGGTGAGGAGGGACGGCAGGCTTCGGCCTGCATGAAATCGCTGGCCGCCGCCTATGAGGCCGTCTCGGCATGGGGCGTTACGCCCGAAGTGGCCGATATGGCGACCTTCGACTGGGACGACGCGGCGGGCCGTACGGCCGTGATCCCGCATATGGTGGCGCTGCCTTCCGAATTCCGGCCCCGCATCGAGTCGTTCGTCCGCAACGGCGGCAAGCTGATCGTTACGGGATTGTCGGGATTCTACGATGAAAATATGCGATGTCTGTTTATGAACGGCTTCCCGCTGAAATCGTGTTTCGGAGCGGAGGTCAGCGAATTCAAAGTCGCCGGGGAGTATTTCACGCTGGGCGAGGAGCTGCCTGCGCATCTGTGGCGGGGGATATTGGTGCCTGCTTCGGGCGAGACGATGATGACGGACGGCGGCGATGTCGCGGCCGTGCGCAACCGCTATGGCCGCGGCGAGGTCGTGTGGGTGCCCTCCCCGATCGAATTGGGCGGATATCACCGCGATATGGTTCCGCTGACGGCTTTCTACGGGCGGGAGTGCCGCGATGCCATAGACGCGGCTCCGGCTTCGTTCCGCACGCCCGAACCGGACGTGCTGATGCGCACCATGCGCAAAGAGGGCGTTTTGACGACCGTGATTGTCAACAAGCGTCCGGAAAGCGCGGCCATACGGCTGCGTACGGGTCGATACGGCGTTCCGCGCGTGATCTACGGGGATGCCTCGGTTAAGGGGGCGCAGGTCACGGTCGGAGCGGATCGCTGCGCCGTGGTGGTCTGGAGCAGGTGA